One Legionella lansingensis genomic region harbors:
- the rimO gene encoding 30S ribosomal protein S12 methylthiotransferase RimO, which translates to MNHKVGFVSLGCPKALVDSERIITQLRAQGYDLVSSYQDAGVVVVNTCGFIDAAITESLDTIKEAMAENGRVIVTGCLGAKAEMIREACPDVLHISGAHAYEEVVRAVHRHLPPPADPFTQLIPPQGIKLTPRHYAYLKISEGCNQKCTFCIIPTMRGKLQSYSLTQVLSEAKRLKDAGVQELLVISQDTSAYGVDTKFQPVEWKGKTINTKFYDLCAALGELGIWVRLHYVYPYPHVDEIIPLMRDGLILPYLDIPLQHANSRILKAMKRPASSENTLSRIAQWREICPDITLRSTFIVGFPGETEEEFEELLAFLHTAQLDRVGCFQYSPVDGAKANELPNPISEDVKEERYHRFMELQAEISRNKLARKIGSKQTVLIDEVNEENIIARSKSDAPEIDGLVYLSSNKELNVGSLVEVTITDSDDYDLYGEVI; encoded by the coding sequence ATGAATCACAAGGTGGGCTTTGTCAGTTTAGGCTGCCCCAAGGCGCTGGTTGATTCCGAGCGAATCATTACCCAATTGCGCGCTCAAGGCTACGATTTAGTTTCCAGTTATCAAGATGCTGGTGTTGTTGTAGTAAACACCTGTGGCTTTATTGATGCTGCTATCACCGAATCATTGGATACGATTAAGGAAGCAATGGCAGAAAACGGCCGAGTCATCGTAACTGGTTGCCTAGGTGCCAAAGCAGAAATGATTCGTGAGGCTTGCCCTGATGTGCTGCATATTAGTGGAGCCCATGCGTATGAAGAGGTTGTCCGCGCCGTCCATAGACATCTTCCGCCCCCTGCTGACCCATTCACACAGCTGATTCCGCCGCAAGGCATTAAACTTACCCCCAGACACTATGCTTATTTGAAAATTTCTGAGGGCTGTAATCAAAAATGCACATTCTGCATTATTCCCACGATGCGTGGGAAACTACAGAGTTATTCTCTGACACAAGTCCTGTCGGAAGCCAAGCGCCTTAAAGATGCAGGGGTACAGGAATTATTGGTGATCTCTCAGGATACAAGTGCCTACGGAGTGGATACTAAATTTCAGCCAGTAGAGTGGAAAGGCAAGACGATTAACACCAAATTCTATGACTTGTGTGCAGCGTTAGGTGAATTGGGAATATGGGTTCGCTTACATTATGTTTATCCTTATCCCCATGTGGATGAGATTATTCCTTTAATGCGCGATGGTTTGATCTTGCCTTATTTGGATATCCCCTTGCAACACGCCAATTCTCGCATTTTAAAAGCCATGAAACGACCTGCAAGCAGTGAGAATACGCTCAGTAGAATTGCTCAATGGCGAGAGATTTGCCCCGATATTACCTTGCGCTCTACTTTTATTGTTGGTTTCCCTGGGGAAACTGAAGAGGAATTTGAAGAATTGCTCGCATTCTTGCATACAGCACAGCTTGATCGCGTAGGATGCTTCCAATATTCTCCCGTCGATGGCGCAAAAGCAAATGAATTACCCAACCCAATCTCTGAGGACGTGAAAGAAGAGCGCTATCACCGTTTCATGGAGCTACAGGCAGAAATCAGCCGCAATAAGCTCGCACGTAAAATTGGTTCGAAGCAAACGGTACTAATCGACGAGGTCAATGAGGAGAATATTATTGCTCGTAGTAAAAGCGACGCACCAGAGATCGATGGTCTGGTCTATTTGTCCTCTAATAAAGAACTAAATGTAGGCAGTTTAGTCGAAGTCACCATCACGGACAGTGATGATTATGATCTATACGGGGAAGTGATTTAA
- a CDS encoding integrase, producing MGQVNMDLYLKIQRIRYQRGNRALKKRILDEFCETHHYHRKAAARLLRQLPISDKSPKKVGKKKTYDPSILLEPLKKIWLGTDQMCGKRLKRALPLWLPHYQNHYEPLAAEISSQLLTMSAATIDRLLKPVKTRYGKGLSGTKPGSILRNQIPVNTNQWNTNEVGFMEADSVAHCGASLAGDFVWSITLTDIFSGWTEMRATWNKGAHGVLGGIQDIEKNLPFEIKGFDCDNGSEFLNWHLIHYFTERDPQKAVQFTRSRPYKKDDNAHVEQKNWTHVRQLFGYHRFGNPKLVELMNDLYSNEVSLLFNFFYPCIKLIDKVRIQSRVIKKYDQPQTPYQRLMTSNGLTLAQKTKLQETFNTLDPFDLQKKIQKKLKLIFRLVNIQHVKQRKAL from the coding sequence ATGGGGCAAGTGAATATGGATTTGTATCTAAAAATACAGCGTATCCGCTATCAACGAGGCAATAGAGCGTTAAAAAAACGCATTCTGGATGAATTTTGCGAGACGCATCATTATCATCGCAAAGCAGCAGCTCGTTTATTAAGACAGTTACCCATTTCTGATAAAAGTCCGAAGAAAGTTGGAAAAAAGAAGACCTATGACCCATCCATATTGCTGGAGCCTTTAAAAAAGATATGGCTTGGCACGGATCAGATGTGTGGTAAACGATTAAAGAGAGCTCTTCCCTTATGGTTACCTCATTATCAAAATCATTATGAGCCTTTAGCGGCGGAGATATCCTCTCAACTGCTAACCATGAGCGCTGCTACAATTGATCGCTTACTCAAGCCTGTTAAAACTCGCTATGGAAAAGGCTTAAGTGGAACAAAGCCTGGAAGTATTCTCAGGAATCAAATTCCAGTCAATACGAATCAGTGGAATACTAACGAAGTGGGTTTTATGGAGGCCGACAGCGTTGCGCATTGTGGAGCATCACTAGCCGGTGATTTTGTTTGGTCTATTACGCTGACGGATATTTTCAGTGGCTGGACAGAAATGCGGGCCACTTGGAATAAAGGAGCTCACGGTGTCTTGGGGGGTATTCAAGACATAGAAAAAAATTTACCTTTTGAAATCAAAGGGTTTGATTGTGATAACGGCTCAGAGTTTCTCAATTGGCATCTCATTCATTATTTTACTGAGCGGGACCCACAAAAAGCGGTTCAATTTACTCGCTCTCGTCCTTATAAAAAAGACGATAATGCACATGTTGAACAAAAGAACTGGACTCATGTGCGTCAACTGTTTGGTTATCATCGTTTTGGTAATCCAAAGCTCGTTGAGCTTATGAATGACTTATATTCTAACGAAGTCTCCTTGTTATTTAATTTTTTCTATCCTTGCATTAAGCTCATTGACAAAGTACGAATTCAATCCCGTGTAATCAAAAAATATGATCAACCCCAAACGCCCTATCAGCGACTGATGACGTCGAATGGTCTTACTCTCGCTCAGAAAACAAAATTACAAGAGACCTTTAATACACTCGACCCGTTTGACTTGCAAAAAAAGATTCAAAAAAAGCTAAAATTAATATTTAGATTAGTGAATATTCAACATGTAAAACAAAGAAAGGCTCTTTAA
- the dsbD gene encoding protein-disulfide reductase DsbD: protein MKKWVLLSLLCLTSLVNYASPLPAAEVFKVNATQIDPNTLSIHWQVKPGYFLYSDRIKIDVPSNSNVHLGTIRFPQTLMKIDKQGRTYPIYRNELSLPVPILGEQPGETLLDVHFQGCADDGFCYPPETRQIKLAIGNDLALTSVSMEETPVTVASTSSQETDDIEAVFSKEHWIMVVLTFFGFGLLLAFTPCVLPMVPVLSGIIVGHGKDLSTRKAFFLSLSYVLSMSVTYALVGALVASLGSNLQVIMQSPWIIVTFSLIFVLLALSMFGCYDLRLPVSWQAKLANISRRQGSGHYVGAAVMGSLSTLILSPCVTAPLIGALGYIAHSGNILFGTLTLFFLGLGMGTPLLLIGASAGKWLPKAGTWMNTVKAFFGVLLLGVAIYLLDRILPSTIVMILWASLLIFTGIYCGALTIASSNHAKLRQGLGIMSLVYGLLILVGASMGSHNPLQPLAGFQATANAAAPGFTIETVKSIDEVQQAISKAKGKPVMLDFYADWCASCQTMEATTFKDARVEAALRNFVVLKVDITANNAQDKALLKAYGVVAPPTFLFFNKQGKEESKLRVVGETSASKFLEQLTRVTALD, encoded by the coding sequence ATGAAAAAATGGGTTTTACTTTCATTACTTTGCTTGACTTCTTTAGTTAACTACGCAAGTCCTCTACCTGCTGCAGAAGTATTCAAAGTAAATGCAACGCAGATAGATCCTAATACGTTGTCTATTCATTGGCAAGTTAAGCCTGGCTATTTCCTTTATAGTGACCGCATCAAGATAGATGTGCCCTCTAATAGCAATGTTCACTTGGGAACAATACGTTTTCCTCAAACCCTGATGAAAATCGATAAACAAGGACGGACTTATCCTATCTATCGCAATGAATTGTCACTTCCAGTACCCATTTTGGGTGAACAACCTGGGGAAACGCTGCTTGATGTACACTTCCAGGGATGTGCTGATGATGGCTTTTGTTATCCCCCTGAAACTCGACAAATTAAGCTAGCCATTGGTAATGATCTAGCATTAACCAGTGTCAGTATGGAAGAAACTCCTGTCACAGTTGCAAGTACATCATCACAAGAAACAGATGATATTGAAGCTGTCTTTAGCAAAGAACATTGGATCATGGTAGTTTTAACTTTCTTTGGTTTTGGTTTACTTTTGGCTTTTACACCCTGTGTATTGCCAATGGTCCCTGTTCTTTCAGGGATAATTGTCGGACACGGAAAAGACCTTTCTACACGCAAGGCATTCTTCCTTTCCTTAAGTTATGTATTAAGTATGTCTGTGACCTATGCTTTGGTAGGTGCTCTTGTAGCTTCTTTGGGGAGTAACTTACAGGTGATCATGCAATCGCCTTGGATAATTGTCACGTTTAGTCTGATATTCGTTCTACTAGCACTGTCCATGTTTGGTTGCTACGATTTACGCCTACCCGTTTCCTGGCAGGCGAAATTAGCCAACATCAGCCGTCGACAAGGTAGTGGTCACTATGTTGGAGCGGCAGTTATGGGATCATTATCAACGCTTATTTTATCCCCCTGTGTTACTGCTCCTTTGATCGGCGCATTAGGTTACATCGCGCATAGTGGTAACATCTTGTTTGGGACCCTGACTTTATTTTTCTTAGGATTAGGCATGGGGACTCCGCTATTGCTCATTGGAGCATCAGCTGGAAAATGGCTGCCGAAAGCAGGCACATGGATGAATACTGTTAAAGCATTTTTTGGCGTTTTATTGTTAGGTGTGGCCATTTATCTTCTTGACCGTATCCTACCTAGTACTATTGTAATGATTTTATGGGCAAGTTTGCTCATTTTTACTGGAATCTATTGCGGTGCACTAACGATAGCCTCTTCCAACCATGCCAAATTACGACAAGGATTGGGCATCATGAGCCTGGTATATGGTTTACTCATCTTGGTTGGAGCAAGCATGGGGAGCCATAACCCCTTACAACCATTAGCAGGATTCCAAGCTACAGCAAATGCAGCAGCCCCAGGTTTTACAATAGAAACCGTTAAATCGATTGATGAAGTACAACAGGCAATTTCTAAAGCAAAAGGCAAACCCGTGATGTTAGATTTTTACGCTGACTGGTGTGCTTCTTGTCAAACTATGGAAGCAACAACGTTTAAAGATGCTAGAGTGGAAGCAGCATTAAGGAATTTTGTGGTATTAAAGGTAGATATTACTGCAAACAATGCTCAGGACAAAGCTCTCCTCAAGGCGTATGGGGTTGTTGCGCCTCCGACGTTTTTGTTTTTCAACAAGCAAGGTAAAGAAGAAAGCAAGCTGAGGGTGGTGGGTGAAACATCGGCAAGCAAGTTCTTAGAACAACTCACTAGAGTTACTGCTTTAGATTAG